The Phalacrocorax carbo chromosome 11, bPhaCar2.1, whole genome shotgun sequence genome includes a region encoding these proteins:
- the LOC135315389 gene encoding uncharacterized LOC128031833 homolog, whose protein sequence is MDSLTEQRLTSPNLPAPHLEHYSVLHCTMTLDVQTVVVFAVIVVLLLVNVILMFFLGTR, encoded by the coding sequence ATGGACAGTCTTACAGAGCAGAGGTTGACTTCTCCAAATCTACCAGCCCCACATCTTGAACACTACAGTGTTCTGCATTGCACCATGACCTTGGATGTTCAAACGGTGGTCGTTTTTGCAGTGATTGTGGTGCTATTGCTTGTGAATGTCATACTCATGTTCTTCCTGGGCACTCgttaa